From the Devosia sp. FJ2-5-3 genome, the window GTGCTTCGCTGATGGTCGCGGCGGAGATGCCATCGGAGCAATCAAGGACGAGATTTTCGTGGTTGGCGCCGATCCGGTCGAGATGCTGGCCAAGCTCGTCGCGCGTGAACTCGAGACTATAGATATGGGACGGGGAGCCCGGCCGGGCAGCGGAATGGGCGGTCTCGAGCGCGAGAAGGGTCTTGCCTTCGCCGCGCCGGCCGGCGACGAGGACGAGATCGCCGGGCGCGAGGCGGCCGAGCAATTGTTCTGCAGCGGTGGCGGCCGGATGGGCGGCGGCCAGATGGCTCCAGCGATTATAGCCCTCGGACTGCGCGAGGACATCGAGCGCGGCGCCGAGCGGAATGGCGCGGGTGCGGGACAGGGACTTTGCCTGGCGTCGCAGGCGGTGGATGGGCTGGGAAAGCTTCATCGGAAACCTCGTGGGACGAGCGGTAGAAGCAATCCCTCCTCATGCCTGCGCTCACACAAGGGTGGCGGAAAATTCCATGCCCTGCAGGAGACTGCTTTCCCATTGGAGGGGGGAGGCGCGGGAATCGCCTGACCATGAGGCTACACGATTGGCGCGAGCGCGCAATCGTCGGCTCATTGGGTGTGTCCGGGCGCGCGGCAGGCGCACCCGGATGGCAAGGTTATTCCGCCGGGACGGGATTGGCCGGCAGATCCGGATCCTGACCGGCTGCGGTTTCTGCGGCGTCGAGTTCGCGTTCGAGCCGGGCCTCTTCCTCGATCTTGGGCTTTGAGAAGCGCGCGAGAAGCAAATAGGCGACCGGGGTGAGATAGAGCGTTGCGATGGCGGCAAAGGAGAGACCGCCGACCATCACCCAGCCCAGCGCGGCGCGCGCTTCGGCGCCGGCCCCGGAGGCGAGGACAAGCGGCACGCCACCGACGATGGTCGCGATCATGGTCATGACGACGGGACGCAGGCGGATGTTGGAGGCTTCCTCGATGGCCTCGCGCACCGGCATGCCACGATCGCGCAGCTGATTGGCAAACTCGACGATGAGAATGCCGTTCTTGGCCATGATGCCGACCACGAGGACAAGGCCGATCTGGCTGAAGATATTGAGGCTGCCGCCGGTCAGCAGGATGGCCCAGACGCCGGCCGCCAGGCCGAACGGCACGGTGGCCATGACGATGATGGCGCTCCAGAAGCTCTCGAACTGGGCCGCCAGCACGAGGAGGATGATGACCAGCGCAAAGCCGAAGGTGAGGAAGAGCGCGTTGTTGGCGGCGCCAAGCGTCTTGGCCTCGGCCATGGGCAGGATCGAGGTGCCTTCGGGCAGGAGCGGCGTGGCGATTTCGATCAGACGGTTATAGGCGTCGCCCAGGGCCATGCCATCCTCGAGGCTGGCGGCGACGGTGACGGCGCGACGCTGCTCCTCACGCCGGAGAGAGGGGGGCACGGCGGCCTCGGTGAGGGTGGCGATGGTCGACATCGGCACATAGCGGCCGTCGCCGGTGCGCACGAACAGGGTTTCGAGATCGCGGGGGTCGTTGACCGGATTGGTGGTCGAGACCATGCGGACCGAATAGCTCTGATCGTTGATGAAGATGGAGCCGACATTGGCGCCGTCGATCATGGCCTGCATGGTGGTGGCGAGGCCGTTGATGTCGATGCCGAGGGCAGACGCGCGGGCACGGTCGACGGTGAGGGTCAGCTGGGGCTGGCTGGTGTCGAAATTGACGCTGACCCGACCAAAGCCACCCTCTGCGTCGAGGGCGTCGGCTATGGTTTGGGCGGTTTCGGCGAGCACGGCATAGTCCGAGCCGGCAACGGCGAATTGCAGCCCCGAGCCGCCGCCGCGAATGCCCAGGCTATTGCCCTGGCCGACGAAGGCACGGACCCCGGGAACCTGGGTCATGAGGGCGGTGATTTCGGAGGCGATCTGCTGCTGGCTGCGGTCACGCTCGCTCCAGGGCGCGAGCGTGAGAGTGAGCGAGCCGCCGCTGCCCCAGCCGGAGAGAACGAAGATGGATTGTATCTCCCCGCTCTCGACATAGGGCTGGAGCATGGACTCGACCTGACCGAGGCGGGTTCGGACGAAATCTAGGCTGACGGTGTTGGGCGCCGAGACGCGCAGGGAGATCTGCGAGCGATCCTCGGGCGGGGTGATTTCCTGACGGATATTGCCCCAGACATAGACGGCGGAACCGGCAAAGATCAGCGAAACGATAATGATGACCAGGGGATTGCGCAGGGCGACGCCGAGCGTCGAGCGGTAAATGCGGGCAAAGAAGTGGCCGATGGCGGCAAAGGGGCCGCCGCCATGTGTCCTGGTCTCGGCCTTGAGCAGTCGCGAGGCCACCATGGGGCCCATGGAGAGCGCAACCACGGAGGAGAGCAGGACGGCGATGGCAAGGGTGAAGCCGAATTCGCGGAAGAGGCGGCCGGTTTGCCCGTCGAGGAAGGACAGCGGGACGAAAACCGCTGCCAGGGTCAGTGTGGTGGCGACGACGGCGAAGAACACTTCCTTGGTGCCGAGCACGGCGGCGGCACGCGGGCCGGCGCCCATGCCCTTGCGGCGCACGATGTTTTCGAGAACCACGATGGCGTCGTCGACGACGAGACCGGTGGCCAGCACAAGGGCGAGCAGGGTGATGATATTGAGCGAGAAGCCCGCCGCATACATGCCGGCAACGGCGCCGAGCAGGGCGATCGGCATGGAGATGGCCGGCACGATAATGGCGCGCCAATCGAGCAGGAAGAGGTAGATGATGGCGATGACGACGACGAGCGCCACGATGAGCGCAATCTCGACCTCGTGCAGGGCGCCTTCGATGAAGACGGCCTCGTCGCTCGACACTTTTATGGCGACGCCGGGCGGCAGGGTCTGATTGAGGCTCGCGACTGCGGCGTGGACTGCATGGGAGATCGAGACGGAATTGGACTGGGCCTGGCGGACGATGCCCATGCCGATGCCGGGGCGGCCATCGGCCCGGATGGCCGAGGTGCTGGCAGCGGCGTCGAAGACGACGGTCGCGACGTCGCCGAGGCGGGTGCGGCCATTGATGATGATGGCTTCGAAATCGGCCGGGTCGGTGATTTCGGAAATGGCGCGGACGGAAATGTTCTGGTTGGGGCCGTTGATGGAGCCTGCGGGCGCGTCGAAGGCGATGGTGGACAGGGCATTGCGCACATCGGCGACGGTGAGCCCGCGGCTGGCGAGCTTGAGCGGGTCGATATCGACCTCGAAGGCCGTGCTGCGCGTGCCGTAGACCTGGACCTCGGCGACGCCTTCGACGGCGCTGAGGCGCTCGGTAATGATGCCGTCCACCAGTTCGCTCAACTCGGCGACTGTCATGGTCTCGGAGGTGACCGCCAATTGCATGATGGCCTGGGCATCGCTGTCGGCCTTGAAGATCGTGGGCTCGCTCACATCCTCGGGCAGGCTGCGGGTGACGCGGCTGAGGGCATCGCGCACGTCTGAGGTGGCGATATCGAGATTGGTGCTGTCAGAGAATTCGAGGGTGACGCGGCTGCTGCCCACCGAGGAGGACGACGAAATAGAGGTGACGCCCTGGACGCGCGCAACGGCGCCTTCGACCAAGGCCGTGATTTCTCGATCAACAGTTTCGGCGGCGGCGCCGGGGAAGCTGGTGGAGATAGACAGGACGGGCTGCTCCACCCGGGGCAATTCGCGCACCTCGATGCCGAGCAGGGCCGCCAGACCGGCAACCACGATCATGGCATTGACCACAATGGCGAGGACAGGACGACGGACAAAGAGGGCGGCGAGCGAGCCGCCATTTTCGTTCTTGCTGGCAATCGACATGAGCGGCCTCTTTCTCAGTTCGTTGCGGGGGCGGTGGCCCCGCTGCCATCGGGACCGTCGAGCAGGGTGACGCTGGCGCCTTCGCTGAGCTGCAGGATGCCCTCGGTGATGATCGGGTCGCCCTCGTTCAACTCGCCACGCACCAGCACGCCGTCGCTGTTGCGCTGCACGATTTCGGCCATGACCTTGGTGGCCTTGCCGTCCTGGTATTTCCAGACATAGGAGCCTTCGGCCGACCAGAGAATGGACAGCGGATTGACCGCCGGGAAGGCCTCGCCGGGGAAGCTCAGGGCGACGGTAAAGCTCATGCCGGAGCGCAGGAGCGCGTCGGTATTGGGGATTTCGGCCTGGACCTGAAGCGTGCGGCTGGCTGGATCGATGCGGCTGTCGACGGCGGAGATGTCGCCGGTAAAGGTCCGGCCGGGCAGGGCGATGGCCGAGACGTCGACCGGCATGCCGGGGGCGATCTGGGCGGCGTAGCGTTCGGGCACCCAGAAATCGATGAGAATGGACGATGTATCGTCGATGGTGGTGATCGCGGTCTGGGCGGAGACGAAATTGCCCGGGGAGACGCGGATCAGGCCGATAGTGCCGGCGATGGGGCTGGTGATGGTGCGCCGTTCCAGCGCCATTTCGGCGTTGCGCAGCGCCAGTTCGGCATTTGAAACGGCGAGCTGGGCGGCCGAAACCGCGGTGTTGGCGACGACATTGGAACTGGCGAGGCCGGAGGTCCGTGCGAAGGCCGAGCGGGCATCTTCGGCGGCGAGGAGCGCGCGCTCATAGTCGATCTGTTCGGCGGCGTCATCGAAGCGGGCGATGATGGTGCCGGCCTCGACGCGCTGGCCTGGACGGACGAGGATTTCCGAGAGCTCACCGCCGGCTGGGGCGGTGACGGTGACCGAGCGCACGGGCGTGCCCTCGCCGATGGAGGAGAGGGTGTCGTTGATGGTGGCAAGCTTGACGGCGCTGGTGATGACATTGGTGGCGCGGCCGGCAAAGCCGCCCGGGCGACCGCCGCCTGCACCGCCTGCGGCAGGAGGGCGGCCCTGCGCACCGCCGGGTCCGCCGGGGCCGCGCTGTGCGCCCGCGCCGGGGGCCGCCGCATTGCCAGTGTCAGCGGCGGCGACGGACGGGGCAAAGGGGACTGCAATGCCCCAGGACGCGACCGTCTGCGGCGCACCTGGGACCAGATAGAGCCAGGCATAGGCCGCAGCAATGATGATGACGAGGGAAACGAGAAGCTGCCGGATCAAACCAGACCTACGAGGAATACGAAAAACAATGGCGCGACCATAGCAGGGTGAGAACTTGCTGGGGCATTACAATCGCGTAATTGTTTTTGGGCTGGTTGGCGTGGCACCCCCACCCGGTCTCCCCCTGGTAGGGGGAGGGGAAGAGCAGTGCGTAGGGAAGCTCTCAGCTTTCCACTTCGGCGTCAGGGCGGGCGCCCCATTCGGCCCAGGAGCCGTCATAAAGGGCGACGGATTTCGCGCCGGCCAGTTCGAGCGCCATGGCCAGGGTCGAAGCGGTCACGCCCGAGCCGCAGGAGGTGACGATGGGTTTGGACAGATCGACACTGCGCTCGGCAAAGAGCGCCTGAAGCTGATCGACCGGACGCATTTTTCCGCCTTCCGACAACAGGCTGACGGGAATGTTCCGGCTATTGGGGATGTGCCCGGCGCGGAGGCCGGCACGGGGCTCGGGCACTTCGGCATGGAAGCGCTGCGCGGGTCGGGCGTCGAGAATCTGGGCGGCGCCATCCCGGCTGCGCGCCTGCACCGTTTCGAAGTCGGTGACCATGTCGGGATTGAAGCGCGCCTCGAAACTGGCCTTGGTGCGGGCGACGAGGCCGGTTTCCAGCGGGCGGCGTTCGCTGCGCCATTTGGGGCCGCCACCTTCGAGGATATAGACGTTTTCGGCGCCAAAGCTGCGGAAGGTCCACCAGGCCCGGGGGGCGCTGAACAGACCGAGTTCGTCATAGATGACGATAGTGTCGGTATCGCTGATGCCAAGGGCGCCGACCATGCGCGAGAAATCGTCGGGGGACGGCAGCATGTGGGGCATGTCGCTCGACGTATCGGCAATACCGTCGATGTCGAAGAAGACGGCGCCGGGGATATGGCCATCGAGATATTCGGCCTGGGCATTTCGGGCCGCATTGGGAAGGTGCCAGCTGGCATCCACGACCACCACGCTGGGATCGGCAAGGTTTTGGGCCAGCCAGTCTGTGGTGACGAATGGGCTTTGCATGAGCGACTCCGGTTCTTGTTCGGCGCAGGATGGTCTGGCGTTCTGGCGGGGTCAAACGGCAAATTTGAGTCCGGAGGATGGCCGACCCCTAACCCAGTCTCCCGTGCCAAAGCAGGAGGGACGCGCAGGCTCCTAGTCGGCCAGGGCGAGGAGATCCTTGCTGGCGAAATGGAGGGTTGCGGTATCGCCGCGCTGGGGCGGGGCGCTGGCCTGGTCGTTGAACGTATCGACGCTGAGCGCTGTGCCGCCGACATCGATGCGCAGGCGAACGACGGAGCCGAGGAAGTGCACGTCCTCGATGGTTCCGGAGAGTGTCGTATCCGTCCCCGGGCGGGGCGAGAGCGAGAGCATTTCGGGGCGGATGGCGCGGAGCTGGTCGCGTGGAGCCGCAGGATCCACCAGAGTGGCGGGGACCGTATTGAGCTGGCCGACAAAGGTGGCGACGAAGCGGGTTTTCGGGCGGTTGTAGACTTCGTGCGGCGTGCCCAATTGCTCGATATTGCCCGCATTCATGACCACGACGCGGTCGGAGATGGAAAGGGCCTCTTCCTGGTCGTGGGTGACGAAGACAGTGGTGATGCCCAGATCGCGCTGAATGGCGCGGATTTCCTCGCGCAGGGAGACGCGGATCTTGGCATCGAGCGCGGAGAGGGGTTCGTCGAGGAGCAGCAGCCGCGGACGCGGCGCGATGGCGCGGGCGAGGGCGACGCGCTGCTGCTGGCCGCCGGACATTTCATAAGGGAAGCGCTTCTCGTAGCCGGAGAGGCCGATGAGTTTGAGCATTTCGTCGACGCGGGCACGGCGCTCGTCGGCCGGCATGCCCGCGACCTTGAGGCCGAAGCCGATATTGTCCCCGACATTGAGATTGGGAAACAGCGCATAAGCCTGGAACACCATGCCGAGCTTGCGCTGATTGGGTTTTAAATGGGTGATGTCCTGGCCTTCGACCCAAATAGTGCCCGAGGTGGGAGCCTCAAAGCCCGCGATCATCCGGAGGATTGTGGTCTTGCCGCAGCCGGACGGGCCGAGGAGGGAGATGAATTCCCCCTTGTCGAAGGCGAAGCCGACATTCTTGACCACAGTGGTGGCCCCGAAGCTTTTGACGAGATTCTGGACTTCGAGAAAAGCGGGCATGGTCAATCGTTCCGGACGGAGGTGCGGGGGGCAAAGCGGCCGAGCACACTGATCATGCCCATGGCGCCCCAGGTGATGATGAAGGCGATAATGGCGAGCGCCGCAGGCTCATAGGCGCGGTTGGTGCCGATATTGACGAGATAGGGACCGAAGGCCGGGCGGTTGAGAAGGCTGGCAATGGTGAACTCGCCGATGACGATGGCGAAGGTCAAAAAAGCGCCGGAGAGAATGGCGACGAGAATATTGGGCAAGATGATGCGCCAGATAATGGTGAGTTGGCTGGCACCCATGATCTGGGCCGCCTCGGTCAAGGTCTTCACATCGATGGTGCGCATGCCGGTGTCGACGGCACGATACATATAGGGCAGGGCGAGCGTCACATACGCCCCGGTGAGCAGGATATCGGTGCCGAGAGCGCTGCCGGTGAAGGGGATGATCGAGCTCGAATTGTAGAGCCGGATATAGCCATAGACGAGGATCAGCGCGGGAATAACCAGAGGCAGGAGAGTGATGAACTCGACCAGGGGCCGCAGCCAGGGCATGCGCAGACGGACGTAATAAACCGCCGGGACGACCACCAGAACGCCGACCACGATGGTGAACAGACCGATGACAATGGAATAGCCGAAGCTGGCGTGGAAGCGGGGATCGGAAAACACCGATGCATAGGCGTCGAAGCTGTATTCGCCCCGGCGCATGCGCAGCGAGAATTCGAAGGTCGCGATCAGCGGCAGGATGAAATAGGCGGCACCGATGCCGAAAACCAGCCAGGCCCAGAAGCGGTCGGACTTCATTTCATCCACCTCTCGGCGCGGGCCGCAATGACGAGATAAATGACATTGGCGAGCGAGGTAATGACGATCATGCCGATGGCCAGCGCGGCGCCGAGGCCCGGGTTTTGCAGCGCGTCGCCGCGGATCTGGTTGTAGAGCAGCACGGTGACGATGTTGAGGTTCGACCCGGTCAGCGCCCAGGCGGTGGCGATGGCCCCGAAGGCATTGGCAAAGAGCAGGGACAGTGTGCCGAGGAAGCTGGGCCAGAGGATCGGGAAGCCGATATAGCGCCAGAACTGCCAGCGGCTGGCGCCAAGGATCTGCGCGGCCTCGTTCCACTCTTTTTTGAGGCCATCGACCGCCGGGGCGATGATGAGCACCATCAGTGGGATCTGGAAATAGAGATAGGTGAGGGTGAGGCCCCAGAAGCTGAGCAGATTGAAGCCGGCGCGGTAGAGGTCGAAGCCGAAGACGGTCTTGAGGATGATGGTAACGAGCCCGAGCCGCCCAAGTGTGGCGATGAAGGCGAAGGCCAGCGGCACGCCGGCGAAATTTGAGGCCACACCGGAGAAGGTCATGACGGCAGAGCGGATGCCCGAGGGCAGGCGACCCCGAATGATGGCGAGGGTTATGGCCAGGCCGACCACGGCGCCGATGATGGCCGAGGCGCCGGAAATGCGGATCGAAATCCAGTAGGCGGCGATGATCTGGTCGGAGAAGAGACCGGCGAAATTGTCGAGGGTGAAATTGCCGGCCCGGTCGGTGAAGGCGGTGACCGCCAGCGACAGGGTGGGCAGGAAGAGGAACATCACCGCAAAGATGATGAAGGGCGCGACGGCCAGCGCGTCCCAGGGAATGCGGCGGCGGGGTTTTGGCGGTGCGGCAATGTCAGTCATAATTATGTTGGCCAGCGTCCAAGCCCCTCACCCTAACCCTCTCCCCGGAGGGGCGAGGGGACCGCTCCTGGGTTGTGGCGATATGGTGCCACAATCACTGATGTGCTCCCTCGCCCCTCCGGGGAGAGGGGTGGGGTGAGGGAGCTGATGCGCGCCATTCGGGCATAGCCCTCATGGCTTCTCGCCTCAGATCGCTCCACTGGAGCGATCTGCCCTTTCGGGACGGGTCGAAGTTACTGCACGCTGGCGCCGACGGTGGTGTCCCAGCCGGTGGTGATGGTGGCCTTGTTGGCGTTCTGCTCTTCGATGGAGGGGAAGACAGCCTTGGCGTAATTTTCGGCCGCCGGGAGCTTGGCCATCAGATCGTCAGGCAGCTTGCCCTGGTCCGCGAGCGCGTTGAAGCGGATCGGGTGGCAATAGCCTGCAAGCCAGTGCAGCTGGCCTTCGTCGGAATAGAGATATTCCATCCAGAGCTTGGCAGCGTTGGGGTGGGGCGCAAAGGCGGAGATGGCCTGGACATAGACGCCGGCCACAACGCCATCGGAGGGCACGACGACGTCGATCGGCGGGTTGCCGTTGAGATTGTCGCGCGCCGCGAGGAGATTGTAGTCCCAGTTGACGGCGATGGGCGTCGTGCCCTGGGCAATGGCGGCGGCCTCGGCATCGACGGGAACGAAATTGCCCTTGTCGTTCAGAGCCTTGAAATATTCGAGACCGGCCTGGGCGGCGGCATCCTGTGCGGCGCCGGTGGAGAGGCCTGCCGCAAACACCGACATGATGGCGTTGTTGGCGGTGCGGGGATCGCCGGCGAGGGCGACCGAATTGGCGTAGTCGTCCTTCATCAGATCGGCCCAGGAGGCGGGATTGTCGCCGTCGATGATGTCCTTGTTGATGCCGAAGGCGAGCACGCCGTAATAGTCGCCATACCAGAAGCCGTCAGCGTCCTTGGCGTCGTCGGGGATTTCTTCCCAGGTGGAGACCTTATAGGCCTGGAGCAGGCCTTCATCCTTGGCCTGGGGGCCGAAGGCGAGGCCGATATCGAGCACGTCTGGCGCCTGCGGGCCGGTATTGCCTTTATTGGCGCGGACAGCCTCGAGCTCGTCGGCCGAGCCGGCGTCCGGATTGAGCTCGTTGACCGTGATGCCGGGATATTTGGCCTTAAAACCCTCGATCATGCCGCCATAATTGCACCAGGAATGGGGAAGGGCGATGGTCGTCAGCTGGCCCTCGGCCTTGGCCGCTTCATAGAGCGCTTCAAGGTCGGCCTGGGCGAAGGCAGGAGCGGAGAGACTGAGTACCGTCAGTACTGAAACGGAGGCGGTGAGCGCAGACTTGAACGTCATTTGAAACTCCCTGAAAAGCTGTCGCGGAGGCTTGGCCCAGCGAACGGGCGAGGGAGTAGATGGCGCCGATGACAGAGCGATGACGGGTCGTTCCTGGGGATATCCGGCCTTTCCAAGAGGCCGGGCCACCGCCCGCAATCCGTCGCTCGCCTCATCAGGCTCCTGTCTTTGGCTCCTCCCAGCCGTAGGGGGACATTGCCCAATTGTGACAGTTTCGTCCAGATGGTCAAAATAATGGCGCCGGGCCCGAGCTTTCGCGCAGGACCAGTTCGACCGGCCAGAGCTCATGCACCGCGTCGGAGGGCTTGCCGCCCAGCACCTGGAGGACGAGATCGCCGATCCGCATGCCGGCCTGCCGGATCGAGGATCGGGTGGTGGACATGCTCGGATACATGTTGTCGGCGTTGAGATAGGGGAAGACGTCGTCATGGGCGATCATGGAAACGTCTGTGCCCAGTTCCATGCCCGCCTGGCGGATGGCGCGGAAGACGCCAAGCGCGGTCATCATCGAGCCGGCGAGGAAAGCGGTGGGGCGGGGGCGCAATTCCAGCATGGCCTGCGCCGTGCGGAAGGCCACTTCGTCGGTGAACGGGGAATTGCTCATCAAGGCGGGATCAAAGGATACGCCCCGGGCAGAGAGGGCGGCGAGGTAGCCGAGCTCCCTGTGCTCGGCAAAAGTGCGCCCCTTGAGGCCGTTGAGCAGGGCAATACGGCGGTGGCCGAGATCGAGCAGATGGCCGGTGGCCCGCTCCAGCGCGCTGGTATTGTCGATGTCGAGCCAAGCCACGGGCGTGCTGATATTGGTGCGGCCATGGAGCACGAAGGGAATGCCGAGCTCGATCAGCAATTCGGCCCGCTCGTCGGTGAGCGTGGGCGAATGCAGGATCATCGCATCGACCTTCTGGCTGGCGGCGAGGCGCCGATAGGCGGTGAGTTCTTCCTCCTGGCTGGCAACGGTTGTGACCAGGATGTCGATGTCCTGGCTGGCCATGCGCGCGCCAAGCCCGGAGAGGAATTCGGACATGTGTGGGCCAAGCTCGTCCGCCCCGCGCAGGACAAGCCCAATGGCGCCGGCGCGACCGGTGGCCAGCCGCAAAGCGCTGGCATTGGGCCGATATCCCAATTGATCGGCGGCCTCCGCCACGCGGAGCCGCGTGGCTTCCTTGACCTCGGGATAGCCGTTCAGCGCGCGGCTGACGGTGGTCTGCGACAGGCCAAGATGTTCGGCAAGGTCCTTTAGTCTCATAGTGGCGTATGGCCCTAATGGTTTGCCAGGGGCGGTCGGTTCGTTGACCGAAAAGCCGTCCGTCACACGCCAATAGGGCAGGCAGGACCCATTGAACAAGGGTGGTCTGCCATCTCCTCCGAAAACTATTCAAAGCGATTTCAATTTTTGATGCAAGTGGGTGCGCGCTGCGCGCTATCCTGAGGTGCGTACATCAGACTGCGAATGGTCCAAGTTTACCAATTCCCCGGCTGCTTACCTTTAAGTAGTTGAGAAATAATGATAAAAATGAATTCTGCTGGCCGAGTTCTTAAAATCACGATTGGCGGAGCTTGACAGTATTGCGCCGCTCTGGTTCTTTTTCATCCAAAGCGCTTTGAAAAAGCCTGACGCAATAAGTCGGCAAAGCGTCTTTCGGGAGGAAAATGGCGGGCGCGCCAGCGCTTGCGCCTGATCCTCCCCACATGCGCAATGGTTTATCGGGAGGAAATCCAATGACATTGAAGAAACTGCTCATCGGCATGATGGCGAGCGTGACGCTGGTGGCAGGCGCCGCCCAGGCCGCCGAGCTGTCCATTGTGTCCGGCGATACCGGCAATGGCCTCGAATTCCTGCGGACCCAGCTCGACAAATTCGAGGCGAATACGGGCCATAAGGTCACCATCGTGCCCATGCCGTCCTCGACGACGGACCAGTTCGGCCAGTACAAGCTGTGGCTTGCGGCCGGCAATACCGACATCGACGTCTACCAGACAGACGTGATCTGGGCACCGCAACTGGCCGATCAGTTCCTCGACCTCACCGAAGCCGCCAAGGATGTGGTGGGTGACCACTTCCCCTCCATCATCGAGTCGCAGACGGTCAACGGCAAGCTCGTCGCCATGCCGGCCTTCACCGACGCTCCGGCGCTCTACTACCGCAAGGATCTGCTCGAAAAGCACGGCAAGACCGTTCCGACCACCTGGGCCGAACTGACCACGACCGCCCAGGAAATCATGGATGCGGAGCGCGCCGAGGGCAATTCGGAAATGTGGGGCTTCGTGTTCCAGGGCAATGCCTATGAAGGCCTGACCTGCGATGCCCTCGAGTGGGTCAAGTCCTATGGCGGCGGCCAGATCGTCGAGGCCGACGGCACGATCTCGATCAACAACGAACAGGCTGCCAAGGCCATCGACATGGCGGCAAGCTGGATCGGCACCATCTCTCCGGAAGGCAATCTGGCCTATATGGAAGAAGAAAGCCGCGGCGTCTGGCAGCTCGGCAATGCCGTGTTCCATCGCAACTGGCCCTATGCCTATTCGCTCGGCAATGGCGGCGACTCGCCGATTGCCGGCAAGTTCGACGTGGCGCCGCTGCCGGCAGGCGACGGCCCCGATGCCCGATCGGCTGCAACGCTGGGTGGCTGGAACGTCGCCGTTTCCAAGTATTCGCCCGATCCGGATGCCGCCATCGAACTGGCGCTCTATCTGAGCTCGTCCGAAGTGCAGAAGGAACGCGCCCTGATGCAGTCCAACCTGCCGACGATCGAAGCGCTCTATGACGACGCCGATATCGCCGCCGGCCAGCCGATCATCCCGGCCTGGAAGGAAATCTTCCAGAACGCGGTGCCGCGTCCGTCCGCGCCGACCCAGGGCAATTACAACGAGGTCTCTTCGCTGTTCTGGAGCGCCGTCCACTCCACGCTTTCGGGCAATGGTACGGCCGCCGAGAACCTCGAAGTTCTCGAAGCCGATCTCGAAGAGCTCAAGGGCGACGGCTGGTAAGACCTCCCCGGCAGTCGAACATGAGGCGGACGGTGACCAGTTCACCGTCCGCCCTTTCTGATGGTGGTGCATCGCATCGAGGGAGGAGACCAAGATGGCGACGGAAACGATGGTAACGGCCGGGGTCCGGCCAGCACCCAAGATAAAGTCGGAACTAACGCAGCAGCGTGTGCGGGCCGCTCGCTGGTTCCTCCTGCCGATGCTGATCGCACTGGCTATCGTGGCCGGGTGGCCGCTGCTTCGATCGATCTATTTCTCCTTCACCGACGCGTCCCTCAGCAATCTCGAGGGTGCCCAGTTCATCGGCTTCGGCAATTATTTGCGCTGGCAGGTGCTCGACAGCGGAGCCGTGCGCTGGCGGGGCCTTTTGGCCGATCCGGCCTGGTGGAATGCCGTGTGGAACACGGTTCGGTTTG encodes:
- a CDS encoding efflux RND transporter permease subunit, with translation MSIASKNENGGSLAALFVRRPVLAIVVNAMIVVAGLAALLGIEVRELPRVEQPVLSISTSFPGAAAETVDREITALVEGAVARVQGVTSISSSSSVGSSRVTLEFSDSTNLDIATSDVRDALSRVTRSLPEDVSEPTIFKADSDAQAIMQLAVTSETMTVAELSELVDGIITERLSAVEGVAEVQVYGTRSTAFEVDIDPLKLASRGLTVADVRNALSTIAFDAPAGSINGPNQNISVRAISEITDPADFEAIIINGRTRLGDVATVVFDAAASTSAIRADGRPGIGMGIVRQAQSNSVSISHAVHAAVASLNQTLPPGVAIKVSSDEAVFIEGALHEVEIALIVALVVVIAIIYLFLLDWRAIIVPAISMPIALLGAVAGMYAAGFSLNIITLLALVLATGLVVDDAIVVLENIVRRKGMGAGPRAAAVLGTKEVFFAVVATTLTLAAVFVPLSFLDGQTGRLFREFGFTLAIAVLLSSVVALSMGPMVASRLLKAETRTHGGGPFAAIGHFFARIYRSTLGVALRNPLVIIIVSLIFAGSAVYVWGNIRQEITPPEDRSQISLRVSAPNTVSLDFVRTRLGQVESMLQPYVESGEIQSIFVLSGWGSGGSLTLTLAPWSERDRSQQQIASEITALMTQVPGVRAFVGQGNSLGIRGGGSGLQFAVAGSDYAVLAETAQTIADALDAEGGFGRVSVNFDTSQPQLTLTVDRARASALGIDINGLATTMQAMIDGANVGSIFINDQSYSVRMVSTTNPVNDPRDLETLFVRTGDGRYVPMSTIATLTEAAVPPSLRREEQRRAVTVAASLEDGMALGDAYNRLIEIATPLLPEGTSILPMAEAKTLGAANNALFLTFGFALVIILLVLAAQFESFWSAIIVMATVPFGLAAGVWAILLTGGSLNIFSQIGLVLVVGIMAKNGILIVEFANQLRDRGMPVREAIEEASNIRLRPVVMTMIATIVGGVPLVLASGAGAEARAALGWVMVGGLSFAAIATLYLTPVAYLLLARFSKPKIEEEARLERELDAAETAAGQDPDLPANPVPAE
- a CDS encoding DNA helicase; protein product: MKLSQPIHRLRRQAKSLSRTRAIPLGAALDVLAQSEGYNRWSHLAAAHPAATAAEQLLGRLAPGDLVLVAGRRGEGKTLLALETAHSAARPGSPSHIYSLEFTRDELGQHLDRIGANHENLVLDCSDGISAATISEALAAVPAGTLVVIDYLQALDHDRRKPALNAQISALKATALSRGLMIIFICQVDRSFLKTGRRHPDLSDIRLPNPLDLSHFAFAAFVSNGAVRFQHLAPIP
- a CDS encoding efflux RND transporter periplasmic adaptor subunit: MIRQLLVSLVIIIAAAYAWLYLVPGAPQTVASWGIAVPFAPSVAAADTGNAAAPGAGAQRGPGGPGGAQGRPPAAGGAGGGRPGGFAGRATNVITSAVKLATINDTLSSIGEGTPVRSVTVTAPAGGELSEILVRPGQRVEAGTIIARFDDAAEQIDYERALLAAEDARSAFARTSGLASSNVVANTAVSAAQLAVSNAELALRNAEMALERRTITSPIAGTIGLIRVSPGNFVSAQTAITTIDDTSSILIDFWVPERYAAQIAPGMPVDVSAIALPGRTFTGDISAVDSRIDPASRTLQVQAEIPNTDALLRSGMSFTVALSFPGEAFPAVNPLSILWSAEGSYVWKYQDGKATKVMAEIVQRNSDGVLVRGELNEGDPIITEGILQLSEGASVTLLDGPDGSGATAPATN
- the sseA gene encoding 3-mercaptopyruvate sulfurtransferase, with amino-acid sequence MQSPFVTTDWLAQNLADPSVVVVDASWHLPNAARNAQAEYLDGHIPGAVFFDIDGIADTSSDMPHMLPSPDDFSRMVGALGISDTDTIVIYDELGLFSAPRAWWTFRSFGAENVYILEGGGPKWRSERRPLETGLVARTKASFEARFNPDMVTDFETVQARSRDGAAQILDARPAQRFHAEVPEPRAGLRAGHIPNSRNIPVSLLSEGGKMRPVDQLQALFAERSVDLSKPIVTSCGSGVTASTLAMALELAGAKSVALYDGSWAEWGARPDAEVES
- a CDS encoding ABC transporter ATP-binding protein, with amino-acid sequence MPAFLEVQNLVKSFGATTVVKNVGFAFDKGEFISLLGPSGCGKTTILRMIAGFEAPTSGTIWVEGQDITHLKPNQRKLGMVFQAYALFPNLNVGDNIGFGLKVAGMPADERRARVDEMLKLIGLSGYEKRFPYEMSGGQQQRVALARAIAPRPRLLLLDEPLSALDAKIRVSLREEIRAIQRDLGITTVFVTHDQEEALSISDRVVVMNAGNIEQLGTPHEVYNRPKTRFVATFVGQLNTVPATLVDPAAPRDQLRAIRPEMLSLSPRPGTDTTLSGTIEDVHFLGSVVRLRIDVGGTALSVDTFNDQASAPPQRGDTATLHFASKDLLALAD